In the genome of Phragmites australis chromosome 9, lpPhrAust1.1, whole genome shotgun sequence, the window ACAGCACTGACGCGTCGCACCACCATTTGTAGTCCACTGCCGGTCCGGCCGTAGTCCCAGCCTCCGTCTAACCTTGAGCCTCCGTCTAACCTTGAGATAGCTGGTGAACCCGAACCTTAATACCTCTTCTAAACTTATCTACCCTGAGGTGTTCACATGGTTGCCTGAAAATCTTTTGAGTTTTAAGGCGATTGAACTCTAGCCGGGACGTTCACACGGTTgctgataacttttgattttgAGTTTTCAGCGCTGAACTCTGGAGATCGTGAAGTAATTAAcagttccaaaaaaaaaaaaaacacacaccaACAGTATAACACACACCCTAATCAAACGCATCAGGGATAGACCCATGATTAATTTAGTGATATTTCGATCCTCGAGACCTTGACGCCAGCTATTGCTTGCTGCCGCCGCGGTTGAGCATCTCCTTGTAGTTGAGCAGCGAGTTGAGCctctgcagctgcagctgctgcctgAACTTGTTGATGAAGTCGTCCGCCCTCGCGTCCACGCACTgttccgcctccgcctccactacgccggcctccgagctcgacttgctcatccttgccTCCGCCCCCTGCTTCTTCTCCTTGCCCTGCTCCCGCTCCGGCTCCGACCGGCTCCTGCCGTAGCGCGCCTGCTTCTTCTCGTCCGCGGCTGGGGTTGACGCGGGAACGGGGTCCTCGTGACCGAGGTCGCCGGAGCGGAGGTAGAGGCCGAAGGAGCGGAGGCGGTCCAGGACGGACGACGTGCGCGCcagcggcgccggcgcctgAGGTGGAAGTGGAACGTGTTCTTCTTGGTCGTGGTGCAGTTGCTGCTGCGACCGTTCTCGCTTGAAATTGTTAATAAATGCTTCCGCCCTCGCGTCGATGCACTTGtccgtctcctcctcccctaGGTTCGGAGCGGCGGCCTTCTTCGCCCCCGAGCTCGACTTGGACATTCTTGCCTCTACCCCttgtttcttctccttcttaccCTGACCCCACGCCGGCTCGGACCGGCTCCTGTCATAGTGCGCGTGCGCTTGCTTCTTCTCGTCCACCGGGGTGGCGTTGGGGAAGCCATCTCTGGCTGGGGTTGATGCGGCGGTGGGTTGCTCAGGAGCGAGGAAGCCGTAGAGGCCCAGGGAGCGGAGGCGGTCCAGGACGGACGACGTGCGCGCGAGCGGCGCAGGCGCGGGCGCCGGAGGAGGAACGTACTCTTCTTGGTAGTGGTACTCTACTTTTGGCGGCGACGGTTGCCGCCTGAAACTGCCAATGAATTCCTCCGCCCTCGCGTCCACGGCCTCGTCCTCCTCGACCACCCTGCTTGCCGGAGCCCGAGCTACCTGCGCCTTCCTCACCTCCGAGCCCGACTTCTTCGTCTTCGTCGCCGTCCTCTTCTCCTCCCGCGCGGGCGCCGGCTCGGACCGGCTCCTGGCGCAGTGAGCCTGCTTCGTCGTCTCTTCCACAGGAGAGAACACATCCTGCGTGTGGGTCGCCCCAGCAGCGCCGTACTCGGGTGGGAAGTCGCCGGAGCGGAAGCGGTAGAGGCCGAGCGAGCGGAGCCGGTCCAGGACAGAGGACGTGCGCGCGAGCGGCGCAGGCGGCGGCGTTGCGTAcagcggctgctgctggtaGTAGTGGTACTCCTGCTGCTGATGTGGGTGGAGCTGTTGGAGAGGCTCTTGGTGGCGGGGGTGGGGGTGCCCGTCGTCGTGGTGctcccggcggcggcgctggtggGAGCGGGAGGTGAGCGCGATGGTGCCGATGACGAGGTTGACGAGGAGGAAGAGCGTCGCCGGGGTGAAGTAGCCCCGGATCGACGCCCACGCGCCGAACGGCGTCACGTCGGCGCTGTCCATCTGATCGAGTTGCCGGGGCGCGCGAGGGGAGCGAGCGACGCGAACGGCTTGGGGGCGTGGGGAGGGTGGAGGTGGGGACTGGCATTTGGTGCGGAGTCCAACTGGTGCGAAACTGTTAAATGGCGGCTATGTCCGGGGGGGAACACGCGGCGCGGCGGGGATGGGCTGCTGCTGACTTGGTGGGTGGAAAACGTGGGAGCCCAAGTGCCGCCCCTCGTGCCGCGCCTGCCGACCCGCCGGGATTGCAGGCGATGATGCATGGGAGTTGATGGGACAGGCATCTTCTCGCTGCAGGAGGACGCGGTCGGAACCGGACCTGGATCCTCTTTAGCGGAAGTCATGCGGAGGAATGTAGCAACCGAAACAGTGATATGCCATAAGGTAAACAGTGATATGCCATAAGGTACAATGGCACTGTAGAACGGTATGGTAGGAACAGTTCTTCTATCATCTGTTCTACTATTCATTATTTACTGTAGTGAATGCTCTAGTCCGTTAGATTTTGATCTACAGTTTGAGAACGGATCCTAACGTAAATCACTGTTTATTTCCTAAAGTGATAATTTCACTGCGGAGCATCTCTTTCCGTCGGAACCAGCTCCTAGCGCGACGACTAAGTATGAAGTGTTTTTAGGTAATAATAGTAATCCACAGTAAAATACTGTAGCACGTATACTGTTCATAAAATACTATACTAATTTTGCCGTTCCCAATCCTCTGACTCACTTTGCTCTAGTCCGAGGAGGCGGTTCCGACGCGGTTTGACTGGCTCGCTCCAGGCGATGATGTACACGACTAACGGCTGGTACACTCAGTACAGTCATGCTAGCAACAGTGAAGGAATTGTAGATTCTGGCTACCGTGACTAAGCATCGGGGAGACTGGTGGTTTCCCGTAATTTTCTTTGACGTAGAGTGCCTTCTAGGCATTAGGCTAGTAACTTTGTTTGatcagtttgatttttttttaaaaatcagtTTGAAACATAAACTTTTTATAGTAATACTAGCAGCAGTAAAAGAATGCAAGCAAGCAGGGAGATCTGTAGTATATGGAACAATATTCCACTATATCTATTTTTCAAATGCCTAAATTTTAGAATGTGCAATCAAATGGCCGTGTGAACTTATATGAATGCACTACATTCATCGTGGTTAAGGCTATGGATTCACAGTATTGACTTTTCGATGAAGATTTGTCTGCTATCGGATTTAGAGAGATGTTGGTGGATGGAAGGATGACCCAACAGATGAGACAAGCGAGATAACGAAGCGATTAGGCAATGCGATAGGGGTGCCACTAACCATAGATGGTAGAAGGTGACTGGATAAATAGTATCAAACGGAGACGACCAGACGAAAGTGGATTAACATAATACCTACGATGGAAGGCCTACCGAAGATGGTGGAGAAGAGCTGAAAACTAGGGCAAACACGTAGGGGTGGGAGGCTGCCGtggtgagagaaagagagcgaGAAAGTAAGAGGTTGAAGAAGTAACGCCATATGATGCCAATCGAACCGCTGAGGACCCATCTAAAAAAGCAGGCATCTCAAGTATAGCATTCGCTCTATTCCAGTATTTCATTTAGCTCCGTGCACTCTTGGCGGTTGACATTTCCGCAGAGGATCCGACAAAATACTCCCTGATGCGCAGATGACAGATCAGTGCTCGACCGTCCAGCCTGACACAGTTGGGTCAAGCGTACCTGGTGAATTAATTGAACACACCGGACATGTGCCATCACGTGCTAGTAGTAGCTGATTTGGTAAAAGAAAGTCTTCTGTCCCCTGCAGGTCAACGATCAGGCTGCATACTTGATTACATATCTAGCAACCCTATTAAGCCACCTAAAatcatctctaactatatttattttatttttattttttattttttattttttttattttctcttattttcaacaGCTTTCTTTCAAAGTGGTTAGTGAAGAAAAAGTAGAAAAATACATTGTGAAGAGAATAACATTAAGAATTAATTTATGACGAGAACTGTAAAAAAATAGTTGAAGCGTTAAAAGAAACGAAAATCTTTTTATGAAATGTTTTTATCCctgacataatttttttaaaatgatcCAGAAGAAGGGTGGATAACCTCTCGCTAAACCGCAAGTTTATTTTCCCTGATGGTCGCTTTCCCAGACACGATAACGTATCAAGTCCGATCTTGTCTTCGCTTCAAAACGAAATTACATTGCCTAAAAGAAAAACGAAAGTACAGATGATACCAGTGCACACCATGGGTACTCGGAAAATGCAACTTCGCTCGGGGTGTGCACTGTGCACACACCGATTATTTGTGTCATTTATGTGCTTTGGTATTAAAAAACAGTAAAACGATAAAAGGCTAAATGTATAAAAAGCTCGAACAATTACACATCATACAAAATAATCAAAAAATATGATCATCTCACTGAAAAATACATAACAACCAGAACATTAAAAAAGAAAGTGTGACAATCTCATCAGAATAAACATatagaaaattaaaatatttacacatcattaaaaaaattggaaaaatgtGTCAGATAAAACCATGAAACTAGCGTATCCTATCAGAATAAGACTACACCGACATGTACATTTATAAATCTGCCATTTTCACCACTTTTCTTTAATTTGCTTCAAAATTAATACACGAAATATACTAACGATCTACATAACCGATATGTATACACCCAGTTTCGAAAGTTTCCCTTTGTCTCTGTACGTGCGTGGTTGAAGATCATATTGTTTGGTACAAGAAACTAGTGTGAACGAGTAGCTCCATTAGTGTCTCATGTTAGCATTTATAAATGAGCTCCCTTAATTTTATTCTTAGCTCCACCACCAGATATACGCAATGTAACCAGCAATTGATTGGCGAAAAAATATAGATAACCTATGTTatcgtatttatcaaaatagataatatatcaatatatttaCAAACTTAGCGTCTGTATTCGACAATTCAAACATCAAAAAATTAATTCCAGTACCTGAGGCACCAAAAAACGATGAGCCCACCTATATTCGGTACCTGAGCTACTGAATAAGGCACTATTCATCATATTCGGCACCACGGGTGTTGAATACAGAGCATTTTTGGCACCTAAGGTGTCATAGTAAGAGTCATAGATGATATTTATTTAAACCAATCTGTGCGTAGTAAAAGTCACAGATATTGTTTGTTTAAATCCGTTTGTGATTACTAATAGTAATAGATAAGTTTTATCTAAACCTATCTATGTTAATTGTtacagatggattttttttttttaaaaaaaacctccATATCCCCCTTTCTCCCACTAGGAATCAAATTTGCTTATAGTGAAAAAGGGTCACATAGGTACACACTATGATTATCAAATTAAATATATTGACATATTGTTTAGAATAAGGATCACACATTGATCATAATATCAATCACATATTGTTCataacacaaaacacatgcatttacttttatttatatatcataaaagttaagaacatcacacagatgcaaatcacatattattcagaacatataaaactagctagctatacatcattggtcGATCGACGACATATTCCAAAAGGATAAAATGATTGATATAATGGAGATGCCTTATTCAAAAAGACGAAAAGTGATCGATAAACTTGGGTCAATCGACGTGATCTTTCAAAAACATAAGATCtagcatcatcttcaattagcaaTTCACAACCATTCAAAAATGATTGCATCTTGACTATCTCATGCATTAGCCAGAATCAGAATGTGTTGCTGCCAAACCACCAGCTATGGTTCAATAAGAAATAGGCATTCAAACCTTTCTTGCGGTTgacaaaaatatctccattatGACAAATGACTGTGGAGAAATTTTCATTTGGTAGAACATAATGGAGAATATGGTTGACGACGTACACAGGGTCGAAAAAGGGGCCCTTCACAGAAGCAAAGAAGATGAATTCCATCGGGCCAAAGTCGATGCCAAGCATCCATGCTGTCAAAGCCGCTATAGCAACAATCCCATCATGTCACTTCCTGATTATCGTGAATTACGTTATTGTAGATCTACGACGGAAACAAAGTTGTGTCATCAATTGCACAGATTAAAACAATAAAAACCTAACAATCTCTAACTAAATCTCGAAGAGAACCATATAAATCTCGAAGagaaccatatgatactcacctcaATGCAGTAAAAGGGATTCGACCCCCCGCCGAGATCTCGTTTGTCCAACGATGATGGTGAGTGAGGTCGCAAAACACTCCTCACTTCTCAGTGCAGTTACACATTTGGATATGatgagtgaggaagaagaacactccttgtcgctttatattgagggggTTATGCGTGtgagaagccaaaagagcctGAAGAGACAAGcgatttgtgtgtgtgtgtgttggaaGCCAAAAGAGGTAGGGAAGATAGGtgatcaaatttaaaaatattctaGAATCTTTAAATACAGACGAGTATTTAtaaaatccgtctgtgtctACCGAATTGACATATACGGGTCTTACAAGAAACCGTATGTGACAATGTCACATACGATTTTTTCTAAAAACGTCCGTGTCTATATGTTAAAAATAGACGGATTTATAACAAATTGTCTTTGAGTTTATTCACACCTAAACAAATATCTTGTTATAGATATATCTGTCTCAACAACTATTTAaggatattttttatgataggTTCTAAGAAATCACCCGTGATATATCTTCCGCTTTCAATAATTCTGTTATAGTATGAGTTTGGTTGCCGAATCTATGGCGCCGAAACGCTTCTGAAGCTGAGTGAAGTGGTGGTGGGTTGGCTCTAGTGCGGTTGCGGGAGGGGTAGTCTGTTGTTAGAGCATATCCAAGAGGATAGCTATCACAAACGCTATCTCGTTTTTGGCTACTTCCGTGAAAAAAAGGGTCTCCAACAGAAACGCTATCACTCTCGATATTTTAGCGAGCGCTCCATTACCATCCTCGCGCACGCCACATTTGACGTGTGCCCTCCCCCATGCCATCCCCAACTGCCGCTCCGCCCGTGCTTTCCCGCCACCACCCTGACTAACGAGGAAACCGACGCGTGCAAAGGAATAGAGGTGACGCCGTGAAGCTCACCGTGTGCTAAAATGATGGGAAGATGCGCTGCAATGTAGGGTCGATGATGGGGGTAGCGGAGAGTCGGCCGTACTTGGGGAAGAAAGGCGCAGAAGCTCGAATCGGCGAGGGAAACGACGAAATCTATGCGGGATCCGGCGGGAAGAGCTCCTAGCGAGCTCCCTTTGCACGAATCTGGGCTCAGTTGCTCGGATTTTGGCTGACGACAGGGTGGAGTCCGGCAGCGGCTTGGTGCTTTGCATGTGTTGTGCTCTGGTGGGGAAGCGAGAGTGACAAGCCACCTCTGCTCTGGGCCCACCGGAGTTCTGCCGCGATAGCATGAACAACGAGTGCACGGCCGCGGGCACAGAGGTCAACGTCCCTGAGCCGGACGCTGGGAGCAGGCCGAGCTCCTTGTGCGCCTTGGTCGTGACGGTGTGGAGCAGCGCCTCGGGACCAAAGGTGAGGCATATCATCTCCTCGCTGTGGTCCTGGATGAGCAAGAACCCCATGATCTTGGTGGCGTGGTCCGGGTCCAGCAACTAGATCCGCGAGAAGACCACCTTGGTGGCCTCGTAGGCATCCATGGCCAACTCTACCCTACAGCAAACAAGCACACGATCTCCTTCTTCCCAtctttcctcctcttctctccctcacTGCATTCTTGCACCAACCTATCCGCTGTACTGCAAGGTCACTCTCCATGACTGAATCCCCAAAATGCAAGCTACTGGGATGGAGGAAAGAGAAAGTAGATAATGACAAGAAgagtggaggaggaaggagtaGTCGGAGGGGATGGGAtacaatattattaaaaaaattgggaGAGAGAGTATGGAGGGTGAAATATGTATATACGGTTGGAGTGATGGAGTAATATAGTAGGAAAATTTTTATAGATGATAatctatataaatatatagatGATGTATTATAGATGTTCTGTTAGAGTTGCTGGATAGTGTATTATAGATATTTTATTGGAGTTGCTTTTAGTACCTCGGATGGATGGGTCGACGAACTCAGCGATCAAACTTGGAAAGAAAGAAACGCGCGAGGAAGAAGTGGGAGACGAGAGAGGACAGGTAGCTGTATTCAGAGGAGTGTTCCCGCCTCTACCTCTCACGCCTCTCCTATTTATCATCCAGTGATTACATGGTTTTGGGCCAAACTCAATTAGCCCACTTGTTTCCACTCACGCACGGGTTGGGCTTCGCTTATCGCATCGTCCTTCTGAGCCCATATGTGCCGTCGCCTCGCGCTGGAGCTGTTGTCGGATGAGTGCTGACAGAGAGACGTGCTCCCGCCGATGCGTCGGCGCGATCATAGAACTGCTGTGGCGCGAGGGTGCTAAAGGGGCCCAACACCCCGACGCCAGGAGGCTCAATGCCATCATCGGGCGGTACTATCATCGCGCCATGCGCGCCCTGGAGCGCTCCGTCAAGTGCTTCTTGGATGCGGAtgacggcggcggccgagatCGTCGTCGGATCGTCAGTGCGCTGACGCTGGAGCTGTATCCCACCCACAGCTTGCACAACATCGACCGGCTGATCAGCAAGGCCATCGGCGCCTGGGGTGTCGAGGACCTCGCGGTTGTTGTCAGGGCCGTCCCGCAGAAATTGGGGGTCCTGTGCCAAACTTCTGAATCAGTCTCTCAATTTAGCCTTCAGATTCAAATTTTCTATCCCTACTTTCATAAGACATGGAATgattgaagaaaataaaaacgaCATTTAAATACACAAATACAAGAAAAAATAGCAGTAACCAGTAATATTAGAAATTCATGAATCAAACCATAGTTAATCCAGACTCTGTGTATAGGCAATAGAAAGCAACGAAACAACCTGATTAGAGTGGCTTTCATGGCTATAGCTTCCAGAGGTCCCCGATTTAACATGAAGTCGTGAATGGCCTGCTTCGAGCCTTCGATCCGACGGGATCGGCCGGACTCCACAGCGCTGTGGGTTTCTTCGCGCCGTGTTGTTGCTTTTGCGTGACGCCAGCGGCAGTCGGCAGGGACGCAGGGTGCGTTGGCACTCGGCAGGTGTGGCGGCAGGACACTACGTGATCTAGGAGATAAACAGGCAGAACACGATCGTTTGTTGACGTATTGGTTGCTGGCCTACTggacttttattttttatctctgaTTAAGTATATACTTAATCAAGTTAATTAGGATTTGGAGGCCCCAATAATTTGGAGGCCCTGTGCGAGTGCTCACCCTGCCCCTCCTAGTGGACGGGCCTGGTTGTTGTCCAGTGGACGTTGTCGAAGCGGGGCACCTACGTGGCTACGTCTTGCCCCATGGTTGTTTCGGCGGCGAGCCTCGCTTGCGAAGCATGAGCCTCTCGAACTGCCTGCCCCCGCCGCTGCAGGGTTTCGGGGCGCTCAACACGCTCGTGTTACAGCACCTGCCCTTCTCGACGCCGGCGGCCATCTACGAGGGCGTCTTCGCCACACCTCATTTCCTGCCGCTGCGAGGAAGCGCATGCAGCTGGTGGTCGACGCGCCCATGTCGCAGATCAGGGAGCTCGTGGTAGAGAACTGCTTCAGCAAGATGGTGCCGCGCTCTCTCCCATGGCACGAGAGGCTAGCCGGCCTGCAACATATCATTCTCCCGTTCGAGTTCGGCTCTGTCCCTCGCCTTGCGCACATCCATGAGAGGACGTCTCCTCTCACGCAACCTCTTCAGATATACAACCTCCACTTCTGTTCCAAGGCGCCACGGCCGTGACGGACCTTGTCATCCGGTTCAGTGGCACGTTCCCATGGGTCAAGCCGGACCACGCACCGGCCGGTCACGGTGCTCCCCAGTCTGAGGAGGGCGCGCTCTGGTCGCCGGCGTGCCTTCGTCCTGGGACGTGTCGTGGCCTCGCATGCTCCTCGAGTCGGCTCCTTCACTCGAGACCCTTCACGTCCACGTCGAGCCTCCTCGCGGAGGCGAGCCGCCGGGTGACGAAATACCGTGGCCGGACGGCGAGCTTCTGCACCGTCAGTTGAAGGAGCTCGTGCTAACTGGGTTCCAGGGGGGAATAGGATTCTCTGACTTCACCCACGGGTGAAGTCAGGTGACTTCAAACTTCCGTGCTACAGTAAATTGACGTCAGAGAACTGTTCACCTACTCACACTTTACTGTTCACTCGTGACTTCAGAGGTCTGAAGTCAGGGGATCCGGATCCGTTCCAGGGGATGGAGAGGCAGGTTTACTTTGTGCGGCACGTCATGCGAGTGTTCCCCTGAATTAAACTCAACTTGAAAACAAAAGAAGTAATTAGAATCAATAGCAATTTCATGAGCTAAAAACGCTTTTAGAATGTTCCTTATGTTCCAAATAGCCCTCCGTATTTTTTCCTGAATTAATTGAAGTATTTTGGTATTTCTTTAGCCTTGCCTTGATTTCTGGAATTTATTAATCAATCGGAAAACataatagaaaaggaaaagaataaagaaaacTTAGAAAGAAAAAACCTTTGGACCAAACTCTAATCCTTTCTTGGTTGAGCTCAattccctttcttttttctcgTTATTTTCCCAGACCGTCCCATCTCCTTCatggttttcttttcttctccacACTATATACTATGGAAATGTTGGGCCAAAAATTTGGGTAGTGCCGGGCTTACCCGGGCCCCCACCTGGCTCCGCCCACGAAAAATGAACGGCTGCCGTCGTGCAGCTGCTGCTACGGTAGCGATCCCTCAATCCCGAGGCTACCTTGTTCCGGTTGCGTCGGCTCAGCTCCGGTCCCAACTTTCCTCCGGTCTCCGTCGTGCCTGACATGCTGGCTCATCTTCTGATGGACATACACGGCAGCATCTGGCATCTCGGGCCCATGTCCCCAGAAAAGCCAGTCCCTTTATCGAAGCCCGACGCGCTGAAAGCCAGCGAGCCCGTGAACCGCCATGGCCGCCGTTCTCCTCCCGTCTGCAACCCTTGacctgaatgcatgcatgacacGTGGTCCCTGTGTTTCCCGGCCCACGCGTCAGTGTGAGCACCGCGGATCCCACGGCCCGGCCGCCACCTTTGCCGGCTGCTGCTCGCCGCCGTTGGAAACTTGAATCCCCACGAACTTCGAACGGTTCCCTCCCCCCGTCGTGGCCGAAAAGGACAACGGCTACCTCCTCCACTACCCCCGCTACTTCACTGGTGACTGGTTGCTGCTCCTTCGATTTTGTCGCGTCTCGCCTCggcttctccttcctctcccacTACCATACAACCAAGCGGAAGGTTCTGTCGAGCGAGAAATAGGATGGGTGTGTTTGGATCTCTGGCTAGGAAAGATTTTGTCTTGTTTGGCCAGGTTTTGTATTTGAAACTGCTAAAAATTCTTAGTTTTTAGGGGCAGGGTAGCGTGCATGGGCTAGAAAAATCTTGCCCAGCGAGGAGAGCCAAAGCGGCTCGCTCTCATCCGCAAGAGCCACGGCTGGCGGAGGGATCGATGCATAACTGCCTCCATAGCTTGACGGAACCAAACGCCACAACGCAGCAAGCCTGGGTTACCTCAAACGAGCTAGTTTGCCCAGCCAAGCGAAGCTAGACTCGGTTAAAGATCCAAACACACCCGAACTTGCATCGTGGTCTTGTCAATGGGGGCGTCGGGGAAGTGGATCAAGTCGCCGGTGGGCCAGAAGGAGCCGTCGGCGGAGAGAAGGCGGGGAGCAAGTGGCGCAAGTGGAGCCGGCTGTTTCGGAGCTCGTCGCCCGCGTCCAGggccgccgcgccggcggcTGAGGCGTCGTCGGTCTCAGCCGACGCGCTCAGCTCTTTGGTCGCGGCCGTGGTCCGCGCGCCGCCCA includes:
- the LOC133929318 gene encoding pathogen-associated molecular patterns-induced protein A70-like; this translates as MDSADVTPFGAWASIRGYFTPATLFLLVNLVIGTIALTSRSHQRRRREHHDDGHPHPRHQEPLQQLHPHQQQEYHYYQQQPLYATPPPAPLARTSSVLDRLRSLGLYRFRSGDFPPEYGAAGATHTQDVFSPVEETTKQAHCARSRSEPAPAREEKRTATKTKKSGSEVRKAQVARAPASRVVEEDEAVDARAEEFIGSFRRQPSPPKVEYHYQEEYVPPPAPAPAPLARTSSVLDRLRSLGLYGFLAPEQPTAASTPARDGFPNATPVDEKKQAHAHYDRSRSEPAWGQGKKEKKQGVEARMSKSSSGAKKAAAPNLGEEETDKCIDARAEAFINNFKRERSQQQLHHDQEEHVPLPPQAPAPLARTSSVLDRLRSFGLYLRSGDLGHEDPVPASTPAADEKKQARYGRSRSEPEREQGKEKKQGAEARMSKSSSEAGVVEAEAEQCVDARADDFINKFRQQLQLQRLNSLLNYKEMLNRGGSKQ